From a single Mus caroli chromosome X, CAROLI_EIJ_v1.1, whole genome shotgun sequence genomic region:
- the Cldn34 gene encoding claudin-34 has product MILFNKGSSRQVGGFAMSTIGWIICITSMGLPQWRVWYAKEPVISYPSMAFVGVWKTCIYHYDNVSNIRMCYHYSYHDTFIPLDIRVSQHLMLITSLFLLVAKAAAVYALRNVYTGRQEKSVTYNAFGLSAVLNIIGSSFVFLAVLCNYFSIINKEGIAFPPSFHMPFYPHTQQVGIAMILAFLAAILFLCSGVIFISYSFPLNIQVLHKI; this is encoded by the coding sequence ATGATATTGTTCAACAAAGGTTCCAGTCGCCAGGTAGGAGGTTTTGCTATGTCCACCATAGGATGGATTATTTGCATCACCTCCATGGGCCTCCCACAATGGCGAGTGTGGTATGCAAAGGAACCTGTGATCTCTTATCCTAGTATGGCCTTTGTTGGAGTGTGGAAAACCTGCATCTACCACTATGACAACGTCAGCAATATTAGAATGTGTTACCATTACAGCTACCATGACACCTTCATTCCTTTGGATATTCGTGTTTCTCAGCACCTGATGTTGATTACCAGCCTTTTCTTGCTGGTTGCAAAAGCGGCTGCTGTTTATGCTCTTAGAAATGTGTACACGGGAAGACAAGAGAAGAGTGTCACCTACAATGCCTTTGGCCTTTCAGCAGTTCTGAACATCATTGGCAGTAGCTTTGTCTTCCTTGCTGTCTTGTGCAATTATTTCTCCATCATAAACAAGGAGGGGATTGCTTTTCCACCATCTTTCCATATGCCCTTTTACCCACATACTCAGCAGGTTGGCATTGCTATGATACTGGCATTTCTAGCAGCCATCCTGTTCTTGTGTAGTGGTGTGATTTTCATCTCTTACTCCTTTCCCTTAAACATACAAGTCCTTCATAAAATCTGA